A single Dermacentor albipictus isolate Rhodes 1998 colony chromosome 3, USDA_Dalb.pri_finalv2, whole genome shotgun sequence DNA region contains:
- the LOC135896303 gene encoding chitin deacetylase 1-like, with translation MGTHTVRFIGAFLLALVATHGAWATSIVKRQISTDIENDAELCKGRSPSEYFRLTADEDCRDVVRCSVQGLLALRCPSGLAFDIEKQTCDWKANVKNCEQLEKPRLVAPLLATDEPICETGKLACGNGDCIAKEMFCNGNPDCSDGSDENACTVDKDPNRAPPCDQNQCVLPDCFCSADGTQIPGRLEPNVVPQMITITFDDAINNNNIDIYEKIFKEGRNNPNGCQIKATFFVSHKYTNYSAVQELHRRGHEMAAHSITHKHEEKYWSEANTETWAKEMAGVRLIMERFANITDNSIVGVRAPYLRVGGNSQFFMMEEQAFLYDSTIAAPLSNPPLWPYTLYFRMPHKCHGNGQNCPSRSHAVWEMVMNELDRRDDPTFDEELAGCAMVDSCSNIISGEQFYNFLNHNLDRHYKTNRAPLGLYFHAGWLKLNPEYLDAFIQWIDETLDKNDVFFVTMTQVLQWMQQPTELSAIRDFAPWKEKCDVKGQAYCSLPNACPLTTRELPGETIRLHTCVECPQNYPWLEDPTGDYFAFRK, from the exons ATGGGGACACACACGGTGCGGTTCAtcggcgccttcctcctcgccctcgtCGCTACACACG GTGCCTGGGCCACTTCCATAGTGAAACGGCAGATCTCCACGGACATCGAGAATGACGCCGAGCTCTGCAAGGGCCGCTCCCCCTCGGAATACTTCCGCTTGACAGCGGACGAAGACTGCCGTGACGTCGTTCGGTGCTCCGTCCAGGGTTTGCTGGCACTGCGGTGTCCATCTGGCCTCGCTTTCGACATTGAGAAGCAGACGTGCGACTGGAAAGCCAACGTCAAGAACTGCGAACAGCTTGAGA AGCCGCGGTTAGTCGCCCCTCTCTTGGCGACAGACGAGCCTATCTGTGAGACCGGCAAACTGGCCTGCGGAAATGGCGACTGTATCGCCAAGGAGATGTTCTGTAACGGCAACCCCGACTGCAGTGATGGGTCGGACGAGAACGCCTGCACCGTCGACAAGGACCCGAACCGGGCGCCCCCCTGTGACCAGAACCAATGCGTGCTGCCCGACTGTTTCTGCTCGGCCGACGGCACTCAGATCCCGGGCCGCCTGGAGCCAAACGTGGTGCCGCAAATGATCACCATCACCTTCGACGATgccatcaacaacaacaacatcgacatctacGAGAAGATCTTCAAGGAGGGCCGCAACAACCCGAACGGCTGCCAAATCAAGGCCACCTTCTTCGTCTCCCACAAGTACACCAACTACTCCGCCGTGCAAGAGCTCCACCGTCGGGGACACGAAATGGCGGCGCACTCAATCAC GCACAAACATGAGGAAAAGTACTGGTCCGAAGCCAACACCGAGACCTGGGCCAAGGAAATGGCTGGGGTGCGACTCATCATGGAGCGCTTCGCCAACATCACTGACAATTCGATTGTGGGAGTGCGAGCCCCCTACCTGAGGGTGGGCGGCAACAGCCAATTCTTTATGATGGAAGAGCAGGCCTTCCTTTACGACTCCACCATCGCAGCCCCGCTGAGCAACCCTCCGCTGTGGCCTTATACCCTCTACTTTCGCATGCCCCACAAGTGTCATGGTAACGGCCAGAACTGCCCAAGCCGGTCTCATGCCGTCTGGGAGATGGTCATGAACGAGCTCGACCGGAGAGACGACCCGACATTCGACGAAGAGCTGGCCGGCTGCGCCATGGTGGACTCTTGCAGCAACATCATCTCTGGCGAGCAGTTCTACAACTTCCTCAACCACAACTTGGACAGACACTACAAGACCAACCGTGCGCCCCTCGGACTCTACTTCCACGCCGGCTGGCTGAAGCTGAACCCCGAGTACTTGGATGCTTTCATCCAGTGGATCGACGAGACTCTGGACAAGAACGACGTGTTCTTCGTGACCATGACTCAGGTGCTGCAGTGGATGCAGCAGCCCACCGAGCTCTCGGCCATCAGGGACTTCGCGCCCTGGAAGGAGAAGTGTGACGTCAAGGGCCAGGCTTACTGCAGTCTGCCCAACGCCTGCCCGTTGACAACTAGGGAACTGCCCGGTGAGACCATCCGTCTGCACACGTGCGTCGAGTGTCCGCAGAACTATCCGTGGCTCGAGGACCCAACGGGAGACTACTTTGCCTTCCGCAAGTAG